A DNA window from Halanaerobiaceae bacterium ANBcell28 contains the following coding sequences:
- the aspS gene encoding aspartate--tRNA ligase gives MLKRKEKLKRTHQCTSLSKANAGEEVVITGWVQKRRDFGGMIFIDLRDRSGIVQVVFNPDIDAESFEKANKLRSEYVIVVSGQVEVRPEGNVNEEMLTGEIEINALKLEVLDSAKTPPFLIMDDVDASEDLRLKYRYLDLRRPLMKDIIGLRHKVMKRTRDFLDSQGFWEIETPILTKSSPEGARDYLVPSRVNPGSFFALPQSPQLFKQMLMLSGMEKYFQIARCFRDEDLRANRQPEFTQIDIEMSFIEEEDIFSLTDGLIRSLFELVDIEVPKKIPMMTYDEAIDRFGSDKPDLRFGMELHNVTSVLEDSEFKVFSATIKNGGQVKGINFKGGASSPRRKIDEYTEFVKNYQAKGLAWVALKDDEIKSPIAKFLSEEEIDNLISSLNAEQGDLLLFVADKPKVVANSLANLRLKIAKDEELIEDNSYEFLWIVDFPMFEYDEEEDRCVALHHPFTSPLEEDIHLLETNPLKVKSKAYDLVLNGEEVGGGSIRIHNRNLQEKIFAALKIDEDEANDKFGYLLEAFEYGTPPHGGIAFGLDRLIMILSGTDSIRDVIAFPKTQKATSPMTKSPSSVSLKQLDELGIRVVNKENDCE, from the coding sequence ATGCTTAAAAGAAAAGAAAAATTGAAAAGAACACATCAATGTACTTCTCTATCGAAAGCTAATGCTGGTGAAGAAGTGGTTATTACAGGATGGGTGCAAAAACGAAGAGACTTTGGCGGAATGATCTTTATAGATTTAAGAGACAGGTCAGGTATAGTTCAAGTCGTTTTTAATCCTGATATAGATGCTGAGTCATTTGAAAAAGCGAATAAGTTACGTTCTGAATATGTAATTGTAGTTTCTGGTCAAGTGGAAGTAAGACCGGAAGGTAATGTTAATGAAGAAATGTTAACAGGAGAAATTGAAATTAATGCTTTAAAATTAGAAGTATTAGATAGCGCTAAGACACCACCGTTTTTAATAATGGATGACGTAGATGCAAGTGAAGATTTGCGTCTGAAATATAGATATTTAGATTTGAGAAGGCCTTTAATGAAGGATATTATAGGACTTAGACATAAAGTTATGAAAAGAACTAGGGATTTTCTAGATAGTCAAGGATTTTGGGAAATAGAAACTCCTATATTGACTAAAAGTTCACCTGAAGGTGCAAGAGATTACCTAGTTCCAAGTAGGGTTAATCCGGGTTCGTTCTTTGCTCTTCCTCAGTCTCCTCAACTGTTTAAACAAATGTTAATGCTATCGGGTATGGAAAAGTATTTTCAAATAGCCCGTTGCTTTAGAGATGAAGACCTTAGAGCGAACAGACAACCTGAGTTTACACAAATAGATATTGAGATGTCATTTATAGAAGAAGAGGATATTTTTTCGTTAACTGATGGGTTGATAAGATCTTTGTTTGAGTTAGTCGATATAGAAGTTCCAAAGAAAATTCCAATGATGACATATGATGAGGCTATAGATAGATTTGGCTCTGATAAACCGGATTTACGTTTTGGAATGGAGTTACATAATGTTACTTCTGTTCTTGAAGATAGTGAATTTAAAGTGTTTAGCGCAACTATAAAAAATGGTGGGCAGGTAAAAGGTATAAATTTCAAGGGTGGAGCAAGTTCTCCGAGAAGAAAAATTGATGAATACACGGAATTTGTAAAAAATTACCAAGCTAAAGGTTTAGCCTGGGTAGCTCTTAAGGATGATGAAATAAAATCACCTATAGCTAAATTTTTAAGTGAAGAAGAAATAGATAATCTAATCTCTTCTTTAAATGCTGAACAAGGAGATTTATTATTATTTGTAGCGGATAAACCTAAAGTTGTTGCTAATTCACTAGCTAATTTGAGATTGAAAATAGCTAAAGATGAAGAACTTATTGAAGATAATTCCTATGAATTTCTTTGGATAGTTGATTTCCCTATGTTTGAATACGATGAGGAAGAAGACCGCTGTGTAGCATTACATCATCCGTTTACTTCTCCTCTTGAAGAGGATATTCATCTATTAGAAACAAATCCACTAAAAGTTAAGTCAAAAGCTTATGATTTAGTTTTAAATGGAGAAGAAGTCGGAGGTGGTAGTATTAGGATTCATAATAGGAATCTTCAAGAAAAGATATTTGCTGCTTTGAAGATAGATGAAGATGAAGCTAATGATAAATTCGGTTATCTTTTGGAAGCATTTGAGTATGGTACTCCTCCTCACGGTGGCATTGCTTTTGGTTTAGATCGTTTAATTATGATTTTAAGTGGGACTGACTCTATTAGAGATGTTATAGCTTTTCCAAAAACACAAAAAGCAACATCTCCTATGACAAAATCACCATCAAGTGTATCATTGAAACAATTAGATGAATTAGGGATTAGAGTTGTTAATAAAGAGAATGATTGTGAATAA